A part of Candidatus Stoquefichus sp. SB1 genomic DNA contains:
- a CDS encoding helix-turn-helix domain-containing protein yields the protein MSFGSNLRTIRKYRKIDQSELGEQIGLSKKSAYSTISQYEREMKKPRNKETINKLADKLHTTSFMLEDTDLYSSEKVIYTLFWLAQFYGLDIDELDGQIILRFNQNKHGIIKNDVLIDQLSDWLEMAKKERAGVISTANYTEWMLNYPIQKPSFISKELDEYFDQLNTEFNNDELEKAYYECLKKKYESYK from the coding sequence ATGTCATTTGGATCTAATTTAAGAACAATTCGTAAATATAGAAAGATTGACCAAAGCGAGTTAGGCGAACAAATCGGTCTTTCAAAGAAATCTGCCTATTCTACTATTTCTCAATATGAAAGAGAAATGAAGAAACCAAGAAATAAAGAAACAATAAATAAACTTGCTGATAAATTACATACTACATCATTCATGCTAGAAGATACCGATTTGTATAGCAGTGAAAAAGTTATATATACTCTATTTTGGTTAGCACAATTTTATGGTTTAGACATTGATGAGTTAGATGGTCAAATAATTTTACGCTTTAATCAAAACAAGCATGGCATTATTAAAAATGATGTTTTGATTGATCAGCTTTCTGACTGGTTAGAAATGGCTAAAAAAGAACGTGCTGGAGTTATTTCAACTGCAAACTACACTGAATGGATGTTAAACTATCCAATTCAAAAGCCTTCATTTATTTCTAAAGAATTAGATGAATATTTTGATCAATTAAATACTGAATTTAATAATGATGAACTCGAAAAAGCTTATTACGAATGTTTAAAAAAGAAATATGAATCTTACAAATAG